One genomic window of Candidatus Pseudobacter hemicellulosilyticus includes the following:
- a CDS encoding TonB-dependent receptor produces MKKTKTLLKATCLCWLFIAGLLLPPSLYAQEATVEGTILSAKTGEAISGATITHKGNQRTAVTNDKGQFRLAAASGDLLEATMVGYRPLELRVTGSTLVFRLEENFSDLDEVVVIGYGVQRKKLVTGANLNVKGGDIQKQSTTNALQALQGQAPGVQITTSSGQPGSGINVIIRGKGTVGNFGPLYVVDGVNTYDIAYLNPADIESIDVLKDAASAAIYGSQAANGVVLITTRTGRAGKSVLTYDGFIGVQNVARKAELLDAREYSIIMNESAVNSGKTPPFSAEAIANPIANTDWMDQMFVKDALTQNHVLGLTGGSPNSVFSMSMGYTGQEGIVGGKDLSNFSRYTLRLNSEHNVLNKLIKLGQHLTFTYEENNGIGVGNIYNNTLRAAFNVSPLVPMYGPDGEFYDNSNSTWNTGEANPYAVMTYTAQNRNNNQQLFGDVYLVVEPIKNLRFRTSLGLNYRATSGRSFSPTYRLSIYNFNDFTKVSQNSARDRQLQWDNQVSYSFNLKDQHHFDVMAGTSAIQGRGDNLFASNRDLVFTDLYHAWLNNATNTDGANINLGGTPYENALLSAYGRLQYNFRETYLLNFTFRADGSSKFAKDQRWGYFPSVSLGWVATNENFFKNISWLDFLKVRGSWGQVGNQNVDGYRFLTPVAFRYSNYIFGNKEGELTPGAYPSRIGNPLVKWETGQQTNIGFDATIARNLNVNFDFYIKETKDWLIETPILATAGAEPPLINGGDVKNTGVELLLSYRNKIGKLVYTVSANGAYNRNRIGNIPSRDNTLHGNTNTLYNNSLEFYRATGGYPVGYFWGLTTDGIFQSEAELASYSKNGKLIQPNAAPGDVRYKDLNGDGQINDDDRSMIGDPNPDYTYGFSISAEYRGFDFSLLASGVVGNQLVQSWRNHADPKANWSRAVLDRWHGPGSSNTMPRVTEDNRNWTNFSDLYIHDGDYLRISNVTLGYDLSKLAGKTWLSKARVYVAALNLFTFTKYDGMDPEIGYGEGFSSGVDVGYYPRPRTLMVGANIKF; encoded by the coding sequence ATGAAAAAAACGAAAACCTTGCTCAAAGCAACATGCTTATGCTGGCTCTTTATTGCGGGGCTATTGCTTCCCCCCAGTCTGTATGCACAGGAAGCTACGGTAGAAGGTACTATCCTCTCTGCCAAAACCGGTGAAGCCATTTCCGGCGCCACCATCACCCACAAAGGCAACCAGCGCACCGCTGTTACCAACGACAAAGGCCAGTTCAGGCTGGCCGCCGCTTCCGGCGATCTGCTGGAAGCTACTATGGTAGGCTACCGCCCCCTGGAACTCAGGGTAACAGGCAGCACGCTCGTTTTCCGCCTGGAAGAGAATTTCAGCGACCTGGATGAAGTGGTGGTCATTGGTTATGGCGTACAGCGCAAAAAGCTGGTCACCGGCGCCAACCTCAATGTAAAAGGCGGCGATATCCAGAAACAAAGCACTACCAATGCCCTGCAGGCCTTGCAGGGACAGGCGCCCGGCGTACAGATCACCACCAGCTCCGGTCAGCCCGGATCCGGGATCAACGTGATCATCCGCGGCAAAGGCACGGTGGGCAATTTTGGTCCGCTCTACGTAGTGGACGGTGTGAACACCTATGATATCGCCTACCTGAACCCCGCAGATATAGAATCCATAGACGTATTAAAAGATGCCGCCTCTGCCGCCATCTATGGCTCGCAGGCTGCCAATGGCGTGGTGCTGATCACTACGCGGACAGGCAGAGCGGGTAAATCGGTCCTGACCTATGATGGATTTATCGGCGTACAGAATGTAGCCCGCAAAGCGGAGCTGCTGGATGCCAGGGAATATTCCATCATCATGAATGAGTCTGCCGTGAACTCCGGCAAAACACCGCCGTTCTCAGCAGAAGCCATTGCCAACCCTATTGCCAATACAGACTGGATGGACCAGATGTTTGTGAAGGACGCCCTCACCCAGAACCATGTACTGGGTCTTACCGGCGGCAGCCCTAACTCTGTATTCTCCATGTCCATGGGCTATACCGGCCAGGAAGGCATTGTAGGTGGTAAGGACCTCTCCAATTTCAGCCGGTACACTTTACGCCTGAATTCCGAACACAATGTACTCAACAAGCTCATCAAACTGGGACAACACCTCACCTTCACCTATGAAGAGAACAATGGGATCGGTGTAGGCAATATCTACAACAATACCCTGCGCGCCGCCTTCAACGTCAGCCCGCTGGTCCCTATGTATGGCCCGGATGGTGAGTTTTATGATAACAGCAATTCCACCTGGAATACCGGCGAGGCCAACCCCTACGCCGTGATGACCTATACCGCCCAGAACCGGAACAATAACCAGCAGCTTTTCGGGGATGTATACCTGGTAGTGGAGCCCATTAAGAACCTGCGCTTCCGCACCAGCCTGGGCCTGAACTACAGGGCAACGTCCGGCCGTTCCTTCAGTCCCACTTACCGGCTGTCCATCTACAACTTCAATGATTTCACCAAGGTCAGCCAGAATTCAGCCCGCGACCGCCAGCTGCAATGGGATAACCAGGTCAGCTATAGCTTTAACCTGAAAGACCAGCATCATTTTGATGTGATGGCCGGCACTTCCGCCATCCAGGGACGGGGCGACAACCTCTTTGCCAGTAACCGCGACCTGGTATTCACCGACCTGTATCATGCCTGGCTCAATAATGCCACCAATACAGACGGCGCAAATATCAATCTCGGCGGCACTCCCTACGAGAACGCGCTGCTCTCCGCCTATGGCCGCCTGCAGTATAATTTCCGGGAAACCTATCTGCTCAACTTCACTTTCCGTGCTGACGGCTCCTCCAAATTTGCAAAGGATCAACGCTGGGGGTATTTCCCCTCCGTATCCCTGGGCTGGGTAGCTACCAATGAGAACTTCTTCAAGAACATCAGCTGGCTGGACTTCCTCAAGGTCCGCGGCAGCTGGGGACAGGTGGGCAACCAGAACGTTGATGGCTATCGCTTCCTCACACCGGTGGCTTTCCGCTACAGCAATTATATTTTTGGCAATAAGGAAGGCGAGCTGACACCGGGAGCGTATCCCAGTCGCATCGGCAACCCGCTGGTAAAATGGGAAACCGGTCAGCAGACCAATATCGGCTTTGACGCCACCATTGCCCGCAACCTGAATGTCAATTTCGATTTCTATATCAAGGAAACCAAGGACTGGCTCATAGAAACACCTATCCTGGCCACTGCCGGCGCTGAACCACCGCTGATCAATGGCGGTGATGTGAAGAACACCGGTGTAGAGTTGCTGCTCTCCTATCGCAACAAGATCGGCAAGCTGGTATATACCGTCAGCGCCAATGGCGCCTACAACAGGAACCGGATCGGTAATATCCCCTCCCGCGATAATACCCTGCACGGCAATACCAATACCCTGTACAATAACTCCCTGGAGTTCTACCGGGCCACCGGTGGTTACCCCGTGGGTTATTTCTGGGGGCTGACCACAGACGGCATCTTCCAGTCGGAAGCCGAACTGGCCTCCTACAGCAAGAACGGCAAGCTCATTCAACCCAATGCCGCCCCCGGCGACGTGCGGTACAAAGACCTCAACGGTGATGGCCAGATCAATGACGACGACCGCAGCATGATCGGTGATCCCAATCCCGATTACACCTATGGTTTCTCTATCAGTGCAGAATACAGGGGCTTTGACTTTTCCCTGCTGGCCTCCGGCGTAGTAGGCAACCAGCTGGTACAGTCCTGGCGCAACCATGCTGATCCCAAGGCCAACTGGTCAAGGGCCGTACTGGACCGCTGGCATGGCCCAGGCTCCAGCAACACTATGCCCAGGGTCACCGAGGACAACCGCAACTGGACCAATTTCTCCGACCTCTACATCCATGACGGCGATTACCTGCGCATCAGCAATGTCACCCTCGGCTATGACCTTTCAAAGCTGGCCGGTAAGACCTGGCTCTCCAAAGCACGTGTGTATGTAGCCGCCCTCAACCTGTTCACCTTCACCAAATATGATGGCATGGATCCGGAGATCGGTTATGGAGAAGGATTTTCTTCAGGTGTGGATGTAGGTTACTATCCCCGTCCCCGGACCTTAATGGTAGGCGCTAACATCAAATTCTAA
- a CDS encoding YqaE/Pmp3 family membrane protein — MTLIAILLPWLSFMLRGRILTGILCLLLQITIIGWLPAAIWAVVSLNNSRADRRTDRIVRAMRESGR, encoded by the coding sequence ATGACCCTGATCGCTATTTTACTTCCCTGGCTTTCCTTTATGCTGCGTGGGCGTATCCTGACAGGCATCCTGTGCCTGCTGCTCCAGATCACCATTATCGGCTGGCTTCCGGCCGCTATCTGGGCGGTGGTTTCTCTTAACAATTCGCGTGCTGACCGCCGCACTGACCGTATTGTCCGGGCCATGCGGGAAAGCGGCCGTTAA
- a CDS encoding aspartate aminotransferase family protein: MKNSDPQHLRTEGDINISPARTAWQSGITDEATRNWLEKDSRYFLHQSLSTPCLDVLGTAQGSSIRNLAGKDYLDFHGNNVHQLGYANAFLLDRVKAQLDELAFSPRRFTNIPAINLAERLVGLTNGVLSRSLFAPGGTSAMSMALKLARIATGRYKTISLYDAFHGASMDSISVGGEYLFSRQVGPLLPGSIHVPPPDSYRGMWYDQHRPDGDLPYADYIEYVIEKEGDIGAIVAETIRSTVVQVPSKAYWQRIRELCNRHGILLILDEVPVCMGRTGTHFAYQQFGIEPDILVIGKGLGAGLVPMAALLCRETLNVAGHVSLGHFTHEKNPLGSAAALAALDYMDQHQTLQQVKTQEAYLRQKLNALKDQCPVIGDVRGLGMLWGIELVEDRTTKKPAVQLAEQVLYACLEAGLSLKVSGGNVLSLYPPLVISQAELDRALGILQSALEASWQTS; encoded by the coding sequence GTGAAAAATTCCGATCCCCAGCATTTACGAACTGAAGGAGACATCAATATTTCCCCGGCCCGGACGGCCTGGCAATCAGGCATCACCGATGAAGCCACCCGCAACTGGCTGGAAAAGGACAGTCGCTACTTCCTGCACCAGTCGCTCTCCACTCCCTGCCTGGATGTGCTGGGCACTGCTCAGGGCAGCAGTATCCGCAACCTGGCCGGCAAAGACTATCTCGATTTCCATGGTAATAATGTCCACCAGCTGGGCTATGCCAATGCATTCCTACTGGACCGGGTAAAAGCACAGCTGGATGAGCTGGCTTTTTCTCCGCGCCGCTTCACCAATATTCCGGCCATCAACCTGGCGGAAAGACTGGTAGGCCTCACCAATGGCGTCCTCTCCCGCTCTCTGTTTGCACCCGGTGGTACTTCCGCCATGAGCATGGCGCTCAAACTGGCGCGCATAGCTACAGGCCGCTACAAGACCATCTCCCTCTACGATGCTTTTCACGGCGCTTCCATGGATAGTATTTCCGTGGGTGGTGAATACCTGTTCAGCCGGCAGGTAGGGCCGCTCCTGCCCGGCAGTATCCATGTGCCGCCGCCCGATAGCTATCGAGGCATGTGGTATGATCAACATCGCCCTGACGGCGATCTGCCCTATGCAGACTATATCGAATACGTGATCGAAAAAGAGGGTGATATCGGCGCCATCGTTGCCGAAACCATCCGCAGCACCGTGGTGCAGGTCCCTTCCAAAGCGTACTGGCAGCGGATCCGCGAGCTATGCAACCGTCATGGCATCCTGCTGATCCTGGATGAAGTGCCCGTATGTATGGGCCGTACCGGGACGCATTTTGCCTACCAGCAATTTGGTATTGAACCCGATATCCTGGTCATTGGTAAAGGCCTGGGCGCTGGCCTGGTACCCATGGCTGCCCTGCTCTGCCGCGAAACACTCAATGTTGCGGGACATGTTTCCCTGGGTCATTTCACCCATGAGAAAAATCCGCTTGGCTCAGCAGCAGCACTGGCAGCACTGGACTATATGGACCAGCACCAGACACTGCAACAGGTGAAAACGCAGGAAGCTTACCTGCGGCAAAAACTGAATGCCCTCAAAGATCAGTGCCCGGTCATTGGCGATGTACGTGGCCTGGGCATGCTCTGGGGCATTGAGCTGGTGGAGGACCGTACTACCAAAAAGCCCGCTGTGCAACTGGCCGAGCAGGTCCTTTATGCCTGCCTGGAAGCCGGGCTGAGCCTTAAAGTATCCGGCGGTAATGTTTTATCGCTCTACCCACCGCTGGTGATCAGCCAGGCGGAACTGGACCGCGCCCTCGGCATCCTGCAATCCGCGCTGGAAGCCAGCTGGCAAACCTCCTGA
- a CDS encoding XRE family transcriptional regulator encodes MKEDILIQIGNQIRERRKKKGITIQELADKASVSKGLVSQIENSRAIPSLVVLIEIIKALDIDLNAFFKDIGNEPNGKTILVKRKDDYFSFEKEHAQGFRYHRIFTRNIKHSTVDIVLLELEPKASRPMVETEAFEYKYILAGEIEYQFEHERIRLNAGDSMLFDGRIPHTPHNIGSYKAVMLVIYFFEEN; translated from the coding sequence ATGAAAGAAGATATTCTGATCCAGATCGGGAACCAGATAAGAGAACGCAGGAAGAAAAAAGGGATCACTATACAGGAACTGGCCGATAAAGCCTCCGTAAGCAAAGGACTGGTATCACAGATCGAAAACAGCCGCGCTATCCCCTCCCTGGTGGTGCTGATAGAGATCATCAAAGCACTGGATATTGACCTCAATGCCTTTTTCAAGGATATCGGTAATGAACCCAATGGCAAGACCATCCTTGTTAAAAGAAAAGATGACTATTTCTCCTTTGAAAAGGAACATGCCCAGGGTTTCCGCTACCACCGCATTTTTACCCGTAATATCAAACACTCTACAGTAGATATCGTATTGCTGGAACTGGAGCCAAAGGCCAGCAGGCCCATGGTGGAAACCGAAGCCTTTGAATACAAATATATCCTGGCCGGTGAAATAGAATACCAGTTTGAGCACGAAAGGATCCGGCTGAATGCCGGGGATTCCATGCTGTTTGACGGCAGGATCCCACATACCCCCCATAATATAGGTTCTTATAAGGCCGTGATGCTGGTGATTTACTTTTTCGAAGAAAACTAA
- a CDS encoding glycoside hydrolase family 5 protein codes for MHLRNNSLFLLLSFLLLLSCCSKKGGDKEPDPPVKPSTDSIAPDQTGMRNLSSINLAKEIGPGWNLGNSLEAIGSETAWGNPLVSQRLIDSVKKAGFKAIRIPVAWSRFSNPADFTIDTNWMRRVEEVVNYVIGRDMYAIMNIHWDNGWMQPTYAQQAYVNNRLAVMWKQIARRFRNYNDHLLFAGTNEVLKENDYGTPTVEYYTVQNSFNQTFINAVRSTGGRNAWRHLVVQGFNTNIDHTVNFLQLPADRLPNRMMVEVHYYDPYNFTLNENSSITQWGKDATDPTRTETWANEAWAEAQFGKMKTHFVDKGYAVILGEYGALARLNLGTPGLNAEHARYRLYYMRTITKAINAAGLVPFYWDNGPTGDKSMGLFNRQTGEQVYRDIIQAITTP; via the coding sequence ATGCACCTGCGCAACAATAGTCTATTCCTGCTCCTGTCCTTTTTGCTGCTGCTCTCCTGCTGCAGCAAAAAGGGCGGGGACAAGGAGCCCGATCCCCCGGTAAAGCCTTCCACAGACAGCATTGCGCCGGACCAGACCGGCATGCGTAACCTAAGTTCCATCAACCTGGCCAAAGAAATAGGGCCGGGCTGGAACCTTGGCAATTCCCTGGAAGCTATTGGCAGCGAGACCGCCTGGGGCAACCCGCTGGTGAGTCAGCGGCTGATAGATTCCGTCAAAAAAGCCGGCTTCAAGGCCATCCGCATTCCTGTAGCCTGGAGCCGCTTCTCCAATCCAGCTGATTTCACCATTGATACCAACTGGATGCGCCGTGTGGAAGAAGTGGTGAACTATGTCATTGGCCGGGATATGTATGCCATCATGAATATCCACTGGGACAATGGCTGGATGCAGCCCACCTATGCACAGCAGGCCTATGTCAACAACCGGCTGGCTGTGATGTGGAAGCAGATAGCCAGACGGTTCCGCAACTACAATGACCATTTACTCTTTGCCGGCACCAACGAGGTATTGAAGGAAAATGATTATGGTACGCCTACTGTAGAATATTACACGGTACAGAACAGCTTTAACCAGACCTTCATCAATGCCGTACGCAGCACCGGCGGCCGCAATGCCTGGCGCCACCTGGTGGTGCAGGGCTTTAACACCAATATTGACCATACGGTCAATTTCCTGCAATTGCCCGCCGACAGGCTCCCCAACCGAATGATGGTGGAAGTACATTATTATGATCCCTATAATTTTACCCTCAATGAGAACAGTAGCATTACGCAATGGGGCAAGGATGCTACTGACCCCACCCGAACAGAGACCTGGGCCAACGAAGCCTGGGCCGAAGCCCAGTTCGGGAAGATGAAAACCCATTTCGTTGATAAAGGATATGCTGTAATTTTAGGGGAGTATGGCGCCCTGGCCCGGCTGAACCTGGGTACACCCGGTCTCAATGCCGAACATGCCCGATACCGCCTGTATTATATGCGCACCATCACCAAAGCCATCAATGCCGCCGGGCTGGTGCCTTTTTACTGGGACAATGGTCCTACAGGTGATAAAAGCATGGGCCTGTTCAACCGGCAAACCGGTGAGCAGGTGTACCGGGATATTATCCAGGCCATCACAACGCCTTAA
- a CDS encoding RagB/SusD family nutrient uptake outer membrane protein — translation MKKIPLYISLSLLLCASACSKFLDTEDVTTATEQNFYKTPGDAYKALVGCYDGLQAVWKDGMALPVAAELMSDNTFGGTGTSDGFGYQMVDEFDKTRSPSDQNMYNANWINYYKALYRCNMLLSKMDGIEWKDEALRKTYESEARFLRAYMYFDMVRLWENIPLIIIPTTDNVPQNSADEVYKQIAEDLQYAAANLPATSYTAQPVATHGRVTKWAAEALLARVFLYYTGYYAKADLVGVVSKAQALSSLEDVISNGAFGLLDNFAHLWPAAGLNNYAGEDNKETVFAIKYTYTSDYDGNQDGNHWMIMFGMRDQSVYPYGNGWGGCTVNPKLWNAYSATDTRRVASIISITDEKIKDETKKGQREYTGYYNKKYAPMSDSAGKSMAEKLGGTNLMIGQYQDYVSIRYADVLLMAAELGSANAQKHFDDVRKRAYGASFTALPVSTDNLFTERRLEFALEGIRYWDLLRQGVQTAANTIAETTNVQNGGVSASKTIQAAKIVETKGLQQVPYTQINLSSNVLKQNAGW, via the coding sequence ATGAAAAAGATACCACTCTATATATCGTTATCCCTGTTGCTCTGCGCCAGCGCCTGCAGCAAATTCCTGGATACGGAAGACGTGACCACGGCCACCGAACAGAACTTTTACAAAACCCCGGGTGACGCTTACAAAGCACTGGTAGGCTGTTATGACGGTCTCCAGGCTGTCTGGAAAGATGGCATGGCCCTGCCTGTAGCCGCAGAGCTGATGTCCGACAATACCTTTGGCGGCACCGGCACTTCCGATGGCTTTGGCTACCAGATGGTGGATGAATTTGACAAGACCCGCTCCCCATCAGACCAGAACATGTACAATGCCAACTGGATCAACTATTATAAAGCGCTCTACCGCTGCAATATGCTGCTCAGCAAAATGGATGGCATTGAATGGAAGGATGAAGCCCTCCGCAAGACCTATGAATCCGAAGCCAGGTTCCTGCGCGCCTATATGTATTTTGATATGGTCAGGCTCTGGGAAAATATTCCGCTGATCATTATCCCTACTACAGACAATGTGCCGCAGAACAGCGCCGATGAAGTATACAAACAAATTGCGGAAGACCTGCAATATGCTGCGGCCAACCTGCCAGCCACCTCCTACACCGCCCAGCCCGTAGCCACCCACGGCCGCGTGACCAAATGGGCCGCTGAAGCCCTGCTGGCAAGAGTATTTCTGTACTATACCGGTTACTATGCCAAGGCCGATCTGGTAGGTGTTGTCAGCAAAGCACAGGCGCTGAGCAGCCTGGAAGATGTCATCAGCAACGGCGCCTTTGGCCTGCTGGACAACTTTGCCCATCTCTGGCCCGCCGCAGGACTGAATAACTATGCGGGGGAAGACAACAAAGAAACTGTCTTTGCTATCAAGTATACCTATACCAGCGATTATGACGGCAACCAGGATGGCAACCACTGGATGATCATGTTCGGCATGCGGGATCAGTCCGTTTACCCCTATGGCAACGGCTGGGGCGGCTGCACTGTGAATCCTAAACTGTGGAACGCCTATAGCGCTACGGATACCCGTCGCGTAGCCTCTATCATCTCCATCACAGACGAAAAGATCAAGGACGAGACCAAGAAAGGCCAGCGGGAATATACCGGCTACTATAACAAAAAATATGCACCCATGTCGGACAGCGCGGGTAAAAGCATGGCCGAAAAACTGGGCGGCACCAACCTGATGATCGGCCAGTACCAGGACTATGTATCCATCCGCTATGCAGACGTGCTGCTGATGGCCGCAGAATTAGGTTCGGCCAATGCCCAGAAACATTTTGACGATGTACGCAAACGCGCTTATGGGGCCAGCTTCACCGCCCTGCCGGTCAGCACCGACAATCTCTTCACAGAAAGAAGACTGGAATTTGCGCTGGAAGGCATCCGCTACTGGGACCTCCTGCGCCAGGGTGTGCAGACCGCAGCCAATACCATTGCGGAGACCACCAATGTGCAGAATGGCGGCGTAAGCGCCAGCAAGACCATACAGGCGGCCAAGATCGTGGAAACAAAAGGACTGCAGCAGGTCCCCTATACACAGATCAATTTGTCCAGCAATGTGCTGAAACAAAATGCCGGCTGGTAA
- a CDS encoding glycoside hydrolase family 2 TIM barrel-domain containing protein, producing the protein MKVFPAVLLLILGTALLQTPAKAQSRKRQSFDTGWKFKLDSNGQYQQPAVNDAGWRVLNLPHDWSIEGKFSPDHPANTGGGALPGGIGWYRKSFTLTAADQQQVFIEFDGVYRNSEVWINGHYLGKRANGYLSFHYELTPYLYTGGRPNVLAVKVDNSLQPNSRWYSGSGIYRHVWLTTVNRIHIDHWGVFARTPMITKDSARVAVETKVRNNRPRPVELTLRTRILDKEGKAVASDSRTVKALPGVAVAVVPELRVDNPSLWSVDDPYCYQVESVISEGGRTLDSNITSLGIRHFRFDRQKGFFLNDQPLKIRGVCNHHDLGALGAAMNTRALERQLEILKEMGCNGIRTSHNPPAPELLELCDKMGFIVMDEAFDMWRKGKNPYDYSLNWDEDHYRDLRDQVLRDRNHPSVFIWSVGNEISEQWGDTSGRVIARELVAIVRYLDSTRPVVTANNEVEPTNQLVQSGAFDLIGFNYHHADWAGFPDKYPTQSLIITESVSALETRGHYDKVPFDTIRRWPERWDLPVENANPDWTVSAYDHVSAPWGSTHEETLRLFEKYDHVSGMYIWTGFDYLGEPTPYPWPARSSYFGIIDLAGFPKDVYYLYQSVWTNKPVLHLLPHWNWQKGDTLDVVAYYSQAEEVELFLNGQSLGSRRKNGDTLHVKWRVPFQPGRLKAISRKNGQAVLTKEVSTAGQPAKLLLQADRNNIKADGRDLSFVTVTIVDAAGVRVPDAGHLVRYKVSGKGFLAGVDSGSPTSHESFKGNQHTAMNGLGLAILQSGRTSGAITLTASVDGLPPASITVQAR; encoded by the coding sequence ATGAAAGTATTCCCCGCTGTGCTCCTGCTGATCCTGGGAACAGCTTTACTGCAAACGCCCGCAAAAGCGCAGTCCCGCAAAAGACAATCCTTTGATACCGGCTGGAAATTCAAACTGGACAGCAATGGCCAGTACCAGCAACCTGCTGTGAATGATGCCGGCTGGCGGGTCCTCAACCTGCCGCACGACTGGAGCATTGAAGGCAAGTTCAGCCCTGATCATCCCGCCAATACAGGTGGAGGGGCCCTGCCCGGTGGCATCGGCTGGTACCGTAAAAGTTTTACCCTGACTGCGGCTGACCAGCAGCAGGTCTTTATTGAATTTGATGGCGTTTACCGCAACAGCGAGGTCTGGATCAATGGCCATTACCTGGGTAAAAGGGCCAATGGCTATCTCTCTTTTCACTATGAACTAACTCCCTATCTATATACTGGCGGCAGGCCCAATGTGCTGGCCGTAAAAGTGGACAACAGCCTGCAGCCTAATAGTCGCTGGTATTCCGGCTCAGGTATCTACCGGCATGTATGGCTGACCACTGTTAACCGCATCCATATTGATCACTGGGGTGTATTTGCCCGTACGCCCATGATCACAAAGGACAGCGCCCGGGTGGCGGTGGAGACCAAGGTCCGCAACAATCGCCCGCGGCCCGTGGAGCTGACCCTGCGCACCCGCATCCTGGACAAAGAAGGCAAGGCAGTGGCCAGTGATAGCCGCACAGTGAAAGCCTTACCCGGCGTGGCCGTGGCGGTGGTACCGGAACTGCGGGTTGACAACCCCTCCCTCTGGTCTGTGGATGATCCCTACTGCTACCAGGTGGAATCAGTGATCTCGGAGGGCGGCAGAACGCTGGATAGCAATATAACGTCACTGGGCATACGCCATTTCCGGTTCGACCGGCAAAAAGGTTTTTTCCTCAATGATCAGCCGCTCAAGATCCGTGGGGTCTGCAATCACCATGACCTTGGCGCCCTGGGTGCAGCCATGAATACCCGTGCCCTGGAAAGGCAGCTGGAGATACTGAAGGAAATGGGCTGCAATGGTATCCGCACCTCACATAACCCACCTGCTCCGGAATTGCTGGAGCTTTGTGATAAGATGGGTTTTATTGTGATGGATGAGGCCTTTGATATGTGGCGCAAAGGCAAGAACCCTTATGATTATAGTCTTAACTGGGACGAGGACCATTACCGGGACCTGCGCGACCAGGTACTGCGGGACCGCAACCATCCCTCCGTATTCATCTGGAGCGTGGGCAACGAGATCTCCGAGCAATGGGGCGATACTTCCGGCCGGGTCATTGCCCGCGAGCTGGTGGCCATTGTCCGATACCTGGACTCCACCCGCCCGGTAGTGACTGCCAATAACGAGGTGGAACCCACTAACCAGCTGGTGCAGTCCGGCGCCTTTGACCTGATCGGTTTCAATTACCACCACGCCGACTGGGCCGGTTTCCCCGATAAATATCCTACCCAGTCCCTGATCATTACAGAAAGCGTATCGGCCCTGGAAACCCGCGGCCACTATGATAAAGTTCCTTTTGATACTATCCGCCGCTGGCCTGAACGCTGGGACCTGCCGGTGGAAAATGCCAACCCGGACTGGACCGTCTCGGCCTACGACCATGTGAGTGCGCCCTGGGGTTCTACGCATGAAGAAACCCTGCGCCTCTTTGAAAAATACGATCATGTGTCCGGCATGTATATCTGGACCGGCTTTGATTACCTGGGTGAGCCCACACCCTACCCCTGGCCCGCCCGCAGCTCCTATTTCGGGATCATTGACCTGGCAGGTTTTCCCAAGGATGTATATTATCTCTACCAGAGCGTATGGACCAATAAACCGGTGCTGCACCTGCTCCCTCACTGGAACTGGCAAAAAGGGGATACCCTGGATGTAGTGGCCTATTACAGCCAGGCGGAGGAAGTGGAGCTGTTCCTGAACGGCCAGTCGCTCGGCAGCCGGCGCAAGAATGGCGATACCCTGCATGTAAAGTGGCGGGTGCCCTTCCAGCCCGGTAGGCTGAAAGCGATCTCCCGCAAGAACGGTCAGGCCGTACTGACGAAAGAAGTCAGCACAGCCGGGCAGCCGGCAAAATTGCTGTTGCAGGCCGACAGGAACAATATAAAGGCAGATGGCAGGGACCTGTCATTTGTCACAGTGACCATTGTGGATGCGGCGGGTGTCCGTGTGCCGGATGCCGGTCACCTGGTCCGTTACAAAGTGAGCGGCAAAGGTTTCCTGGCCGGCGTGGACAGTGGCAGCCCCACAAGCCATGAATCATTCAAAGGCAATCAGCATACGGCCATGAACGGCCTGGGGCTGGCTATCCTGCAATCCGGCAGAACTTCCGGGGCAATTACCCTTACTGCTTCCGTGGATGGATTACCGCCTGCCAGCATTACTGTTCAGGCCCGGTAA